Proteins co-encoded in one Acidobacteriota bacterium genomic window:
- a CDS encoding helix-turn-helix domain-containing protein — MAPMAQAAPREVMDIRQASEYLGISGDTLYRYASEGFIPAFKLGNRWRFKKSLLDAWMDEKSGVAPPQAPVSPKQKKPAGRAR; from the coding sequence ATGGCACCAATGGCACAGGCTGCACCGCGCGAGGTGATGGACATCCGGCAGGCGTCCGAGTATCTCGGCATCAGCGGAGACACGCTGTACCGTTACGCCTCTGAAGGCTTCATCCCTGCCTTCAAACTGGGGAACCGCTGGCGGTTCAAAAAATCCCTTCTCGACGCCTGGATGGACGAGAAGAGCGGTGTTGCTCCACCGCAGGCGCCCGTCTCCCCAAAGCAGAAAAAGCCCGCAGGTCGGGCACGCTAA
- a CDS encoding HAD family acid phosphatase, which translates to MKALFRLFGMLSLSAAVSVGQVTTESAPPSCPANPGGRPVSITPAKRPTAEQIRQTAETAAADPSIIVAAEPVPNFGTERYRLADYAECVGSGGCYWADLDAQTRRAEAALDRAVALAKPGEKLAIVLDIDETSMSGFCELRREDYGFLLASFNRWVVTPEAAVPIPGTVRLFNKARAAGVEVFFITGRWDEQRDATAKNLQLAGYKGWKGLALRVGPQKQMTTVAYKSEERKKIVDAGYRIVLNMGDQWSDLNGDARGKVSVKLPNPFYYLP; encoded by the coding sequence ATGAAGGCTCTGTTTCGACTGTTCGGGATGCTGTCCTTGTCGGCGGCTGTCAGTGTTGGCCAGGTCACCACGGAATCCGCGCCACCGTCCTGTCCGGCGAATCCTGGCGGCAGGCCGGTAAGCATCACGCCCGCAAAGCGTCCCACCGCGGAACAGATTAGACAAACCGCCGAGACGGCGGCTGCCGACCCCTCCATCATCGTCGCGGCCGAGCCTGTGCCCAACTTCGGCACCGAGCGCTATCGCCTTGCCGACTATGCAGAGTGCGTTGGCAGCGGCGGCTGCTACTGGGCCGATCTCGACGCTCAGACCAGACGCGCCGAGGCCGCGCTTGATCGCGCCGTTGCGCTCGCAAAGCCCGGTGAGAAGCTCGCCATCGTGCTCGATATCGACGAGACGTCGATGTCCGGCTTCTGCGAGCTGCGCCGCGAAGACTACGGATTTCTTCTCGCCTCCTTCAACAGGTGGGTCGTCACTCCCGAGGCCGCTGTGCCGATTCCGGGAACGGTAAGGCTGTTCAACAAGGCGCGCGCCGCGGGCGTCGAGGTCTTCTTCATCACCGGCCGATGGGACGAGCAGCGCGATGCGACGGCGAAGAACCTGCAGCTTGCCGGCTACAAAGGGTGGAAGGGCCTCGCCCTGCGTGTCGGCCCGCAAAAACAGATGACCACTGTCGCCTACAAGAGCGAGGAGCGAAAGAAGATCGTCGATGCCGGTTACCGCATCGTATTGAACATGGGCGACCAGTGGAGCGACCTGAACGGTGATGCTCGCGGCAAGGTCAGCGTTAAGCTGCCGAATCCGTTCTACTATCTGCCTTGA
- a CDS encoding long-chain fatty acid--CoA ligase, with product MFDLRTVNDVFVRATWRGDRTVMMEQSGVDQWTPISSTELYGRVCALADVFRGWGLVKGDRVAILSENRWEWAVTDFATLVMGGVDVPLYPTLTPEQIAYMLKDSGARVAVVSTAEQYEKVKAAGDISTLEHVVVMDPGSFDGAESFASLISGAKQREQRDAEFDVMAKTSRPGDLATIIYTSGTTGEPKGVMLTHGNLASNLNYSTGPLGLSDKDTAISFLPLSHVTARHLDYALLCHGTKLAYCAKFDQLPAAMKVVQPTIFVAVPRVYEKIRQAVEGKSAVSPLKLKILNWALGVGRKNRDATLNGRHPRSLAWMLAGKLVFSKIHEAFGGRTRTFISGGAPLGMDTAGWFADTGIVILEGYGLTETSPVIALNYPDAYKIGTVGKALPNVECRFAEDGELEVKGPSIFPGYWNKEKETREVFTEDGWFRTGDIGNLDQDGFLSITDRKKELLKTSGGKLIAPQPIENKLKANILVGHAAMVGDKHKFACVLISPNLAALKNWAKAQGIATEDAALLVKEPKVVEAYREIVEKVNGTLANFESIKRVCVVPEEWSVEDGTMTPSMKLKRRVVNEKHARQIAEFYADEATSKG from the coding sequence ATGTTTGATCTGCGGACGGTAAACGATGTTTTTGTGCGGGCCACGTGGCGCGGCGATCGCACAGTTATGATGGAGCAGAGCGGCGTGGACCAGTGGACGCCCATCAGCTCTACCGAGCTCTATGGCCGGGTGTGTGCGCTGGCGGATGTCTTTCGCGGCTGGGGGCTCGTCAAGGGCGACCGCGTGGCGATTCTTTCGGAGAACAGGTGGGAGTGGGCGGTAACAGACTTCGCCACACTCGTCATGGGCGGAGTCGATGTGCCGCTCTACCCAACGCTGACACCCGAGCAGATCGCCTACATGCTCAAGGATTCAGGCGCTAGAGTCGCAGTGGTTTCGACGGCGGAGCAGTATGAGAAGGTGAAGGCCGCCGGAGACATCTCCACCCTTGAGCATGTCGTTGTGATGGATCCCGGCAGCTTCGATGGAGCGGAGAGCTTCGCCTCGCTGATATCCGGAGCAAAGCAGCGCGAGCAGCGTGACGCGGAGTTCGATGTCATGGCGAAGACCTCGCGTCCGGGAGACCTTGCGACCATCATCTATACCTCGGGCACAACGGGCGAGCCGAAGGGCGTTATGCTCACGCACGGAAACCTCGCCAGCAATCTCAACTACTCGACCGGCCCGCTGGGGTTGAGCGACAAGGACACCGCGATCTCCTTTCTGCCGCTGTCGCACGTCACAGCGCGTCACCTCGACTATGCGCTGCTGTGCCATGGAACGAAGCTGGCTTACTGCGCGAAGTTCGATCAGCTTCCAGCCGCGATGAAGGTCGTGCAGCCGACCATCTTCGTCGCCGTGCCCCGCGTCTACGAAAAAATCCGCCAGGCGGTAGAAGGCAAGTCTGCCGTCTCGCCGCTGAAGCTGAAGATACTCAACTGGGCGCTGGGCGTGGGCCGGAAGAACCGGGATGCGACGCTCAACGGCAGGCATCCGCGGAGCCTAGCGTGGATGCTGGCAGGGAAGCTGGTCTTCAGCAAAATCCACGAGGCCTTTGGGGGAAGGACGAGGACATTCATCTCAGGGGGTGCCCCCCTTGGGATGGACACAGCGGGCTGGTTTGCCGACACCGGCATCGTCATCCTTGAAGGCTACGGCCTCACCGAAACCTCGCCGGTGATCGCGCTGAACTACCCGGACGCATACAAAATCGGCACTGTCGGCAAGGCGCTCCCGAACGTGGAGTGCCGGTTTGCGGAAGACGGCGAGCTTGAGGTCAAGGGGCCGTCCATCTTTCCCGGCTACTGGAACAAGGAGAAGGAGACCAGAGAGGTCTTCACAGAAGACGGCTGGTTCAGAACGGGAGACATCGGCAACCTGGATCAGGACGGCTTCCTCTCGATCACCGACCGTAAGAAAGAGCTGCTCAAGACCAGCGGAGGCAAATTGATCGCGCCGCAACCTATCGAGAACAAGCTGAAGGCGAATATCCTGGTGGGTCATGCGGCGATGGTGGGCGACAAGCACAAGTTTGCCTGCGTATTGATCTCGCCCAATCTTGCGGCGTTGAAGAACTGGGCCAAAGCACAGGGAATTGCTACCGAAGACGCCGCCTTGCTGGTAAAAGAACCGAAGGTGGTCGAGGCGTATCGCGAGATTGTGGAGAAAGTGAACGGCACTCTCGCAAACTTCGAGAGCATCAAGCGCGTATGCGTCGTGCCCGAGGAGTGGAGTGTCGAAGACGGCACCATGACGCCCAGCATGAAGCTGAAGCGACGCGTCGTAAACGAGAAGCACGCACGGCAGATTGCGGAGTTCTACGCCGACGAGGCCACGTCGAAGGGATAG
- the argF gene encoding ornithine carbamoyltransferase: MGSKTVVMNAKPDAGQEPPVRKPAVTLGIQSDTAFNEAAKRLCGRDLCSIADLTVEETAAIMELAHAVKNHPEDFRHALDAKQMVMFFEKASLRTRLTFEAAINTLGGNAIFVDQTQSPLGERESLSDMARNLERWMSVIVLRTYSHETITEMAACSRVPVINALSDLEHPCQAITDFFTLEERFGSAEGLRFTYIGDGNNVCHSLMLIAAQLGTHCTVSCPKGFEPKLDIIHKAIEIAELTGGSITIQHDPVKAVSGADAVYTDVCTSMGFEHEATKRAPIFKPYQVNEDLMRHAQQDAVFMHCLPAHRNAEVTDAVLDGPQSIVFDQAENRMHAQKALLLMLLGGAKRISSGRGRGTQARKRPSLT, encoded by the coding sequence ATGGGTAGCAAGACCGTTGTGATGAACGCAAAGCCGGACGCAGGGCAGGAGCCTCCCGTCCGCAAGCCTGCTGTAACCCTGGGCATCCAGTCGGACACAGCATTCAACGAAGCCGCGAAGCGCCTTTGCGGACGCGACCTCTGCTCCATCGCCGACCTCACTGTCGAGGAGACGGCCGCCATCATGGAGCTGGCGCACGCCGTCAAGAACCATCCCGAGGACTTCCGCCACGCGCTCGACGCAAAGCAGATGGTGATGTTCTTCGAGAAGGCATCGCTGCGCACGCGCCTCACGTTTGAAGCTGCGATCAACACGTTGGGCGGCAACGCCATCTTCGTCGACCAGACGCAGTCGCCGCTGGGCGAGCGCGAGTCGCTGTCCGACATGGCCCGCAACCTCGAGCGCTGGATGTCTGTCATCGTACTGCGCACCTACTCGCACGAGACCATCACCGAGATGGCCGCCTGTTCCAGGGTTCCCGTGATCAATGCGCTGTCGGACCTCGAGCATCCCTGCCAGGCCATCACAGACTTCTTCACTCTCGAAGAGCGCTTTGGCTCGGCGGAAGGTCTACGCTTTACCTACATCGGTGACGGCAACAACGTATGCCACTCGCTGATGTTGATCGCGGCGCAGCTTGGCACCCACTGCACCGTCTCCTGCCCCAAGGGCTTTGAGCCAAAGCTCGACATCATCCACAAGGCAATCGAGATCGCGGAGCTGACCGGCGGCAGCATCACCATCCAGCACGATCCGGTCAAAGCCGTCTCTGGCGCGGACGCGGTCTACACCGACGTCTGCACCAGCATGGGCTTTGAGCATGAGGCGACCAAGCGCGCGCCGATCTTCAAGCCCTACCAGGTGAACGAAGACCTGATGAGGCACGCGCAGCAGGACGCCGTCTTCATGCACTGCCTGCCCGCGCACCGCAACGCCGAGGTCACAGACGCTGTGCTCGACGGTCCGCAGTCGATCGTCTTCGACCAGGCAGAGAACCGCATGCACGCGCAGAAGGCCCTGTTGCTGATGTTGCTGGGCGGAGCCAAGCGAATATCGAGTGGACGTGGCCGTGGAACGCAGGCCCGCAAGCGTCCGTCGCTGACGTAG
- the argB gene encoding acetylglutamate kinase, producing the protein MKFVVKLGGAGLENPKLLHACGKAIAELVADGNQVAVVHGGGVQLTKTLAQMGKKSEFISGLRVTDAETRDAALMVLAGRVNKSLVASLASHGQAAVGLSGGDGHVFRARKKKTNPDLGFVGEIAATDPRWLEAIWTMGAVPVISSIALGFDGEYYNINADEMAAACAVATKADALVFLTDVPGVKGADGSVMRWLTLAQIPMLEKQQIISGGMLPKLNACREALTHGVKRVRILPAEAAASLPDICSTRVNDGTEVMVA; encoded by the coding sequence AAGCAATCGCCGAGCTGGTCGCCGACGGCAACCAGGTGGCCGTTGTGCATGGCGGCGGCGTTCAGCTGACAAAGACGCTGGCTCAAATGGGCAAGAAGAGCGAGTTCATCTCCGGCCTGCGCGTGACCGATGCCGAAACCCGCGACGCCGCGCTGATGGTGCTCGCCGGCCGCGTCAACAAGTCGCTGGTGGCGTCCCTCGCCTCGCACGGCCAGGCGGCGGTCGGCCTCTCCGGCGGCGACGGACACGTCTTCCGCGCGCGCAAGAAGAAGACCAACCCTGACCTTGGCTTCGTCGGTGAGATCGCCGCGACCGACCCGCGCTGGCTCGAAGCCATCTGGACGATGGGCGCCGTCCCGGTCATCTCGTCCATCGCGCTCGGCTTCGACGGTGAGTACTACAATATCAACGCCGACGAGATGGCCGCGGCCTGCGCCGTTGCCACCAAGGCCGATGCTCTGGTCTTCCTCACCGATGTGCCGGGAGTGAAGGGAGCCGATGGCAGCGTGATGCGGTGGCTGACGCTGGCACAGATTCCTATGCTCGAGAAGCAGCAGATCATCTCCGGCGGCATGTTGCCCAAGCTGAACGCCTGCCGCGAGGCGCTGACGCATGGCGTCAAGCGCGTGCGTATTCTTCCTGCGGAGGCCGCGGCGTCGTTGCCGGACATCTGCTCCACACGGGTCAATGACGGAACGGAGGTTATGGTCGCATGA
- a CDS encoding 6-phosphofructokinase, with protein sequence MRIGMLTGGGDCPGLNAVIRAAVRKGILHYGDEFVGFMEGWRGVIDDVTMPLTMETTSGILQKGGTILRSSRTNVKKIPGGFEKCLEVIAKNKLDALIALGGDDTQSISLALSERGVKCVGVPKTIDNDLSGTDACFGFDTAVTIATEAVDRLHSTAEAHNRVLVCEVMGRDAGWIAITSGIAGGADAICVPEVPIDIDEICRLLKYRHDHGKKFGIVVVAEGAKLPEGDQATHGSSVDSFGHVRLSGIGQQLAEEIEKRTKYETRSVNLGHTQRGGTPSAYDRMLASRYGVKAIDLVHQGRFGRLVVLKGTEISDIPLADAIAKTRTVGQDLLDVMTGLQPPKNAV encoded by the coding sequence ATGCGCATTGGGATGTTGACGGGCGGCGGTGACTGCCCCGGTCTGAACGCTGTCATTCGTGCAGCGGTACGCAAAGGGATTCTGCACTACGGCGACGAGTTCGTCGGCTTTATGGAGGGCTGGCGCGGCGTCATTGACGACGTCACGATGCCGCTGACCATGGAGACCACATCGGGGATTCTGCAAAAGGGCGGAACGATCCTGCGCTCGTCGCGCACCAATGTGAAGAAGATCCCCGGCGGCTTTGAGAAGTGCCTTGAGGTGATCGCCAAAAATAAGCTCGACGCTCTGATCGCGCTCGGCGGAGACGACACGCAGTCCATCTCGCTGGCGCTCAGCGAGCGCGGCGTCAAGTGTGTCGGCGTTCCCAAGACTATCGACAACGACCTCAGCGGCACCGACGCCTGCTTCGGATTCGACACCGCGGTGACCATCGCAACCGAGGCGGTCGATCGCCTGCACTCCACCGCGGAGGCGCACAACCGCGTGCTGGTATGCGAGGTCATGGGACGCGACGCCGGATGGATCGCCATCACGTCAGGCATTGCAGGAGGCGCGGATGCGATCTGCGTGCCCGAGGTGCCGATCGACATTGATGAGATCTGCCGCCTGTTGAAGTACCGCCACGACCACGGCAAGAAGTTCGGCATCGTCGTGGTAGCCGAGGGTGCAAAGTTGCCCGAAGGCGACCAGGCAACGCACGGCTCGTCCGTCGACTCCTTCGGCCACGTCCGCCTCAGCGGTATCGGCCAGCAGTTGGCCGAAGAGATCGAGAAGCGCACCAAATACGAGACCCGCAGCGTCAACCTCGGACACACGCAGCGCGGCGGTACGCCCTCGGCCTACGACCGTATGCTGGCCTCCCGCTACGGCGTCAAGGCGATCGACCTTGTACACCAGGGCAGGTTCGGACGTCTGGTCGTGCTCAAGGGAACTGAGATCTCCGACATCCCTCTGGCCGATGCCATCGCAAAGACACGCACCGTCGGGCAGGATTTGCTGGATGTGATGACCGGCCTCCAGCCTCCTAAAAATGCTGTTTAG
- a CDS encoding MBL fold metallo-hydrolase, with translation MNLADPAEIEQARRFLRHAQRQEQRFLNPVPTSVGGWRTLRDALPLYLNNKEEKFPKNPLGPFRTDPALYDAAPASGLRVTWMGHSSTLIEIDGMRVLTDPVWDQRASPFRWAGPKRFFDAPLPLEKLPRLDAVLISHDHYDHLGESTIRKLARMDAMRDTQWITSLGVGEILQQYGVKRRRIAELDWTQSIGDSALQITAVPSRHFSGRSMFNRFETLWSAFVLKGPKHKVYFGADSGLWEGFEEIGHEYGPFDLTMLEIGAYNELWKDIHMGPDGAAQAFADLGGKGLLMPIHWGLFDLALHGWRQPIERMLEVAAEKGIALWSPEPGEPVEVVAATEVRSDWWR, from the coding sequence ATGAATTTGGCAGACCCGGCTGAGATCGAACAGGCCCGGAGGTTCCTGCGGCATGCCCAGCGGCAGGAGCAGCGATTTCTCAACCCGGTTCCAACATCGGTCGGCGGGTGGAGAACGCTGCGCGACGCCTTACCGCTCTACCTCAATAACAAGGAAGAGAAGTTCCCCAAGAACCCTCTCGGGCCGTTTCGCACCGACCCGGCTCTCTACGATGCCGCTCCGGCCAGCGGCCTGCGCGTTACCTGGATGGGCCACTCCTCAACGCTGATCGAGATCGATGGCATGCGCGTGCTGACAGACCCCGTATGGGACCAGCGTGCCTCGCCCTTTCGCTGGGCCGGGCCGAAGCGGTTTTTCGATGCACCGCTGCCGCTGGAAAAGCTGCCGCGCCTCGACGCTGTGCTCATCTCGCATGACCACTACGATCACCTCGGCGAATCGACGATACGAAAGCTCGCGCGCATGGACGCAATGCGCGACACCCAGTGGATCACATCGCTCGGCGTTGGAGAGATCCTTCAACAGTACGGCGTAAAGCGTCGCAGAATCGCCGAACTAGACTGGACACAAAGCATCGGCGACTCCGCGCTCCAAATCACTGCCGTTCCATCAAGACACTTCTCCGGGCGCAGCATGTTTAACCGCTTCGAGACGCTCTGGTCGGCCTTCGTGCTGAAGGGGCCAAAGCACAAGGTCTACTTCGGCGCCGACTCAGGACTGTGGGAGGGTTTCGAAGAGATCGGTCACGAGTATGGCCCCTTTGATCTCACCATGCTCGAGATCGGCGCGTACAACGAGCTGTGGAAAGACATCCACATGGGCCCCGACGGCGCGGCGCAGGCATTCGCAGACCTCGGCGGCAAGGGACTCCTGATGCCAATTCACTGGGGCCTCTTCGACCTGGCATTGCACGGATGGCGGCAGCCGATCGAGCGAATGCTCGAGGTGGCGGCTGAGAAGGGAATCGCCCTCTGGTCGCCCGAGCCCGGTGAGCCCGTCGAGGTCGTCGCCGCTACTGAGGTTCGCTCCGACTGGTGGCGCTAA
- a CDS encoding aspartate aminotransferase family protein → MNLASIQAAENKLLLNTYERNPYLFVDGKGVYLRDENGEHFLDLLSGIGVCALGYGHPAIEQAIAHQSARLLHTSNLFFHEGTANLALRLTEISGLDRVFFCNSGTEAMEAALKLARANATKAREEGKKIGTKFLALEHSFHGRTMGSVATTHKEKYRLPFGPVMSDVEFVRFNDVADLRAKFSEDVCGICIEPVQGEGGIHPISKEFFAAARELCDSTGALLIADEIQSGIGRTGKWFAYQHYGILPDVTTVAKPIAGGIPMGAMLCAEKAAAAITPGMHGTTFGGGPLACAVAIAVIDTIQREDILSHVEEVGNYFRSQLEGLKQRHDSIKEVRGLGLMLGVELHSAELAKQVAAQMMERRIIINRTSETVLRFLPPYILERKHVDTTVTALDELLKANREYAGAVPAGEKIHG, encoded by the coding sequence ATGAATCTGGCATCCATCCAGGCAGCCGAGAACAAGCTGCTGCTGAATACCTATGAGCGGAATCCCTATCTGTTTGTCGATGGCAAAGGCGTTTATCTCCGCGACGAAAACGGCGAGCACTTCCTCGACCTGCTGAGCGGCATCGGCGTCTGCGCTCTCGGCTACGGTCACCCGGCAATCGAGCAGGCCATCGCGCACCAGAGCGCGCGCCTGCTGCATACCTCGAACCTTTTCTTTCACGAAGGCACCGCCAACCTCGCGTTGCGCCTGACCGAAATCAGCGGCCTCGATCGCGTCTTTTTCTGCAACAGCGGGACCGAGGCAATGGAGGCGGCGCTGAAGCTGGCCCGTGCGAACGCGACCAAAGCCCGCGAGGAAGGCAAGAAGATCGGCACAAAATTCCTCGCGCTCGAACACAGTTTCCACGGCCGCACCATGGGTTCAGTGGCGACGACGCACAAGGAAAAGTACCGCCTGCCGTTTGGCCCCGTCATGTCCGATGTCGAGTTCGTGCGCTTCAACGACGTCGCCGACCTGCGCGCAAAGTTCTCCGAGGATGTCTGCGGCATTTGCATCGAGCCGGTGCAGGGCGAGGGTGGAATCCATCCCATCTCAAAGGAGTTCTTCGCCGCCGCGCGTGAATTGTGCGATTCGACCGGAGCGTTGCTGATCGCCGACGAGATCCAGAGCGGCATCGGACGCACCGGCAAGTGGTTTGCCTATCAGCATTACGGTATTCTTCCCGACGTAACCACGGTTGCCAAACCCATCGCGGGTGGCATCCCCATGGGTGCGATGCTCTGCGCGGAGAAGGCTGCGGCAGCCATTACGCCCGGCATGCACGGCACAACCTTCGGCGGCGGCCCTCTGGCCTGCGCCGTCGCGATTGCCGTCATCGACACCATCCAGCGGGAAGACATCCTGTCGCATGTGGAGGAGGTTGGCAACTACTTCCGCTCGCAGCTCGAAGGCCTCAAACAGCGCCACGACAGCATCAAAGAAGTACGTGGGCTCGGCCTGATGCTTGGCGTGGAGCTGCACTCCGCCGAGCTTGCCAAACAGGTTGCCGCGCAGATGATGGAGCGCCGCATCATTATCAACCGGACCAGCGAGACGGTTCTTCGCTTTCTGCCGCCCTACATTCTGGAGCGCAAGCACGTCGATACGACGGTTACAGCGCTCGATGAGCTGCTGAAGGCCAATCGAGAGTACGCCGGCGCCGTGCCGGCCGGAGAAAAGATACATGGGTAG
- the argH gene encoding argininosuccinate lyase translates to MWSGRFREPLDPGFESWQRSFPFDVRLLPQEVAASKAHARAIAAVGILTQAELASMLDGLGRVIPFALEECGSAKLDAGSAAAIAELHPEAEDIHHFVELTLTRIIGDLALKLHTGRSRNEQIATDMRLFVRDAIDTTLAGLLDWREALVEQARAAGGAAMPSYTHLQRAEPVLVAHWLLAYVAMIERDFSRLQDCRARLNLCPLGSGAIAGATLKLDRAIAAKALGFDAPTPNSMDATSDRDFALEFTQALTTLGLHISRFAEELTLHSTAEFGFLDLPEKFSTGSSAMPQKKNPDLTELIRGKAGRLQGAAITLATIIKGLPLAYNKDLQEGQEPVFDAADTIAGILRVLPAFTRSLRFRADVMKVAAEKGYLNAMAAATYLTHKGVPFRKAHEKIGNAVRLGLETGRELSDLSLDELRGFGEEFGPDFFDAITLEATLDCHDVIGGTARAQVRDALEGASVRIATDRASLASINSFKSASSQKQGVEQVASV, encoded by the coding sequence ATGTGGTCGGGGCGGTTCCGGGAACCGCTCGATCCCGGGTTCGAGTCGTGGCAGCGTTCTTTTCCTTTCGACGTGCGGCTGCTTCCGCAGGAGGTAGCCGCGTCGAAAGCGCATGCGCGCGCAATCGCCGCGGTGGGAATCCTCACGCAGGCTGAACTCGCCTCGATGCTCGACGGGCTGGGCAGAGTAATCCCGTTCGCGCTCGAGGAGTGCGGCAGCGCGAAACTCGATGCCGGATCGGCTGCCGCGATTGCGGAGCTGCATCCCGAGGCCGAAGACATCCATCACTTCGTCGAGCTGACGCTGACCAGGATTATTGGCGACCTCGCGCTGAAGCTGCACACAGGCCGCAGCCGCAACGAACAGATTGCGACCGACATGCGTCTGTTTGTTCGTGATGCTATCGACACCACGCTGGCAGGCCTGCTCGACTGGCGCGAGGCCCTGGTCGAACAGGCGCGTGCGGCTGGCGGCGCTGCGATGCCCTCTTACACGCATCTGCAACGCGCGGAACCCGTGCTCGTGGCTCACTGGCTGCTGGCGTATGTTGCGATGATCGAGCGCGATTTCTCGCGATTGCAGGACTGCCGCGCGCGGTTGAATTTGTGCCCCCTGGGCTCAGGTGCGATTGCCGGCGCAACCCTCAAGCTCGACCGCGCTATTGCAGCCAAGGCTTTGGGCTTCGACGCGCCCACGCCGAACAGCATGGACGCAACCAGTGACCGCGACTTTGCGCTCGAGTTTACCCAGGCACTGACCACGCTGGGGCTGCACATCTCCCGCTTTGCCGAGGAGCTGACGCTGCACTCTACAGCGGAGTTCGGCTTCCTCGACCTCCCGGAGAAGTTTTCGACCGGCTCAAGCGCGATGCCGCAGAAGAAAAATCCAGACCTTACCGAACTGATTCGCGGCAAGGCAGGACGCCTGCAGGGCGCGGCGATCACTCTGGCGACGATCATCAAGGGACTCCCGCTCGCTTACAACAAAGACCTTCAGGAAGGGCAGGAGCCCGTCTTCGATGCCGCCGACACCATCGCAGGAATTCTTCGCGTGCTTCCCGCATTCACCCGGTCGCTTCGTTTTCGAGCGGACGTCATGAAGGTTGCGGCTGAGAAGGGCTACCTGAACGCGATGGCTGCGGCCACCTATCTCACGCACAAAGGCGTCCCGTTCCGCAAGGCTCACGAGAAGATCGGCAACGCAGTGCGGCTAGGGCTTGAGACGGGCCGCGAATTGAGCGACCTCTCGCTCGATGAACTGCGTGGCTTCGGCGAAGAATTCGGCCCCGACTTCTTCGATGCGATCACCCTCGAGGCCACGCTCGACTGCCACGACGTCATCGGCGGAACGGCAAGGGCGCAGGTGAGGGATGCCTTGGAAGGTGCCTCGGTAAGGATTGCGACCGATAGGGCCTCGCTTGCATCTATAAACTCGTTTAAGTCTGCTTCTTCTCAGAAGCAAGGCGTGGAGCAGGTTGCAAGTGTCTAA
- a CDS encoding GNAT family N-acetyltransferase, which yields MAASESTASTRARVGGAVTRKAKLPDAANIFELVNSLSGDGTLLRRSYAEICENVRDFSVAESESGVFLGCGALHLYGPHLAEVRSIVVKPEAKGQGAGGRLLRALLEEAEDQGVTSVCLFTRIPDFFFHFGFRVVDRTVLPDKIYKDCQNCPRLYACDEVAMARGPIPRIAVLGPSKFAEPELVKLQAGSIAPHGSK from the coding sequence ATGGCAGCAAGCGAATCGACTGCGTCGACGCGGGCGCGTGTCGGCGGAGCGGTAACGCGCAAGGCCAAGCTGCCCGACGCGGCGAACATCTTTGAGCTGGTCAATTCACTCTCCGGCGACGGAACCCTGTTGCGCCGCAGCTACGCCGAGATCTGCGAGAATGTGCGCGACTTCTCGGTAGCAGAGAGCGAGAGCGGAGTCTTCCTCGGCTGCGGTGCACTGCATCTCTACGGACCGCATCTGGCCGAGGTGCGATCGATCGTCGTAAAGCCTGAGGCGAAGGGGCAGGGAGCTGGCGGAAGGCTGCTGCGGGCCCTGCTGGAAGAGGCTGAAGACCAGGGTGTGACCTCAGTTTGCCTGTTTACGCGCATACCCGACTTCTTCTTTCATTTCGGCTTCCGTGTCGTCGACCGCACCGTTCTGCCGGACAAGATCTACAAGGACTGCCAGAACTGCCCGCGGCTCTACGCCTGCGACGAGGTCGCCATGGCGCGCGGCCCCATCCCCCGTATCGCCGTGCTTGGCCCCAGCAAGTTCGCTGAGCCGGAGCTGGTAAAGCTCCAGGCCGGTTCCATCGCGCCTCACGGTTCCAAATAA
- a CDS encoding TetR/AcrR family transcriptional regulator: protein MSAIAKRAGVADGTIYLYFKSKDDVLRTAIDSTFGKFYAQVEERFETLKNPREQLEYIAEVHLASHQVNRSMAVLMQTEMRQSAKFIAEFSHHHLVKYIQVVREVIRRGQQEGIFRQDISDGVVAHCMFGAIDELLSSAVFTERVYDAKVTARQVMDILMNGIATAG, encoded by the coding sequence GTGAGTGCCATTGCAAAACGCGCCGGCGTGGCCGACGGCACCATCTATCTCTACTTCAAAAGCAAGGACGATGTTCTGCGCACGGCGATCGATTCGACCTTCGGAAAGTTCTACGCTCAGGTCGAGGAGAGGTTCGAGACGCTAAAAAATCCGCGCGAGCAACTGGAGTACATCGCCGAAGTGCATCTCGCCAGTCACCAGGTCAACCGCAGCATGGCGGTCTTGATGCAGACCGAGATGCGTCAGAGCGCGAAGTTCATCGCCGAGTTCTCGCACCATCATCTCGTCAAGTACATCCAGGTCGTGCGCGAGGTCATCCGCCGTGGCCAGCAGGAGGGCATCTTCCGTCAGGACATCTCCGACGGCGTCGTCGCGCACTGCATGTTCGGCGCGATCGATGAGCTGCTCAGCTCCGCTGTTTTCACAGAGCGCGTTTATGATGCGAAGGTCACGGCACGGCAGGTGATGGACATTCTGATGAACGGCATCGCGACAGCCGGCTGA